The following coding sequences lie in one Benincasa hispida cultivar B227 chromosome 6, ASM972705v1, whole genome shotgun sequence genomic window:
- the LOC120079376 gene encoding peptidyl-prolyl cis-trans isomerase CYP28, chloroplastic, with amino-acid sequence MAFPLLFTSSSAAATTTTALLLPAHHHHHRRRLPSGDIALPRRSLLFLSTSLSLSTAVNPPPSPASPPPDTTITDRVFIDFSICPTNFLPNRESTDDGGDSLLCSDSVLLGRLVIGLYGHLVPITVTNFKSMCTGSCGSSYKGTLVHKIFPGQFFLAGRQGRRDKGEVRPPLKLPRNTESVKSDSFLLSHSRGGVVSLCLSENDDDDELKLDPNYHNVEFLITTGPGPCPQLDSKNIVFGTVLEGLDVVAAISSTPTYKPSERIRQFNDLAKFLGDERAQNARTIWNRPLQTVYISDCGELKVAKPLLSPTLP; translated from the exons ATGGCCTTCCCTCTCCTTTTCACCTCCTCCTCCGCCGCCgccaccaccaccaccgcctTGCTCTTACCTGCACAtcaccaccaccaccgccgCCGTCTCCCCTCTGGAGACATCGCACTCCCTCGCCGCTCCCTCCTCTTTCTCTCCacctccctctctctctccacCGCCGTCAATCCCCCTCCCTCCCCGGCTTCTCCACCGCCGGACACCACTATCACCGACCGCGTCTTCATTGACTTCAGCATTTGCCCTACCAACTTCCTCCCTAACCGTGAATCCACCGATGATGGTGGCGATTCCCTCCTCTGCTCCGATTCCGTTCTCCTTGGCCGCCTCGTTATCGGCCTCTACGGCCATCTCGTTCCCATCACCGTCACCAATTTCAAATCCATGTGTACGGGGTCCTGCGGCTCCTCGTATAAGGGCACTTTGGTCCACAAAATCTTCCCCGGCCAATTCTTCCTCGCTGGCCGACAGGGACGCCGTGACAAAGGAGAAGTTCGGCCGCCATTGAAATTGCCGAGAAATACGGAGTCGGTGAAGTCTGACTCGTTCTTGCTTTCGCATTCGAGAGGCGGCGTTGTTTCTCTTTGCCTTTCGGAGAACGATGACGACGACGAATTGAAATTGGATCCGAATTATCATAATGTGGAATTCTTGATCACCACTGGCCCTGGCCCCTGCCCTCAGCTTGATAGCAAGAACATTGTCTTCGGGACCGTGCTTGAAG GTCTAGATGTTGTGGCAGCCATATCCTCAACTCCAACATACAAGCCATCTGAGAGAATTAGGCAATTCAATGACTTGGCTAAGTTTTTAGGAGATGAAAGAGCTCAAAATGCAAGAACAATATGGAACAGACCTCTCCAAACTGTATATATCAGCGACTGTGGAGAACTTAAAGTTGCAAAGCCTTTACTGTCTCCAACTCTGCCTTAA
- the LOC120079294 gene encoding uncharacterized protein LOC120079294: protein MAADGLLRPVYEACIAGCDSEIHRRPYHRNCGCALHKSRRQPPHCSHSKSKSISYPIRRSWSEGCLTLVLASASSSPSSSPVVGKTSQPGAALSDDDDDDTPILFARN, encoded by the coding sequence ATGGCCGCCGACGGCCTCCTCCGCCCCGTCTACGAGGCTTGCATCGCCGGCTGCGACTCCGAAATCCACCGTCGTCCATACCACCGCAACTGCGGCTGCGCTCTCCACAAATCCCGCCGTCAACCTCCTCACTGCTCCCATTCCAAGTCCAAATCCATCTCCTATCCCATTCGTCGATCCTGGAGCGAAGGCTGCTTGACGCTCGTCCTTGCCTCTGCTTCCTCTTCCCCTTCCTCCTCCCCTGTCGTCGGTAAGACTTCTCAACCTGGTGCCGCTTTGAGCGACGATGATGATGACGATACTCCTATTCTCTTTGCCAGGAATTGA